In Alkalihalobacillus sp. TS-13, the following are encoded in one genomic region:
- the nth gene encoding endonuclease III, whose protein sequence is MLTKKQIREVLDEIGNMFPEAHCELHHTNPFELTIAVLLSAQCTDALVNKVTPGLFDKYKCPEDYLAVPLEELQEDIRSIGLFRNKAKNIRKLSQILIHEHGGVVPQNRDELVKLPGVGRKTANVIVSVAFGEPAIAVDTHVERVSKRLGICKWKDSVLEVEKTLMRKIAKEEWSETHHRLIFFGRYHCKSQNPRCTTCPLLYLCREGQKRMKKVKENV, encoded by the coding sequence ATGTTAACAAAGAAACAAATCCGAGAAGTTTTAGATGAAATAGGAAATATGTTCCCTGAAGCCCATTGCGAATTGCACCATACGAACCCTTTTGAACTGACGATTGCGGTTTTGTTGTCGGCGCAATGTACAGATGCACTTGTCAATAAAGTGACACCAGGTCTATTTGATAAATATAAATGCCCGGAAGATTACTTAGCTGTTCCATTGGAAGAATTACAAGAAGACATCCGTTCAATTGGACTGTTCCGAAACAAAGCTAAGAACATCCGGAAGCTTTCTCAAATCCTTATTCATGAGCATGGAGGTGTGGTTCCTCAAAATCGTGATGAACTGGTGAAGCTGCCTGGTGTAGGACGGAAGACTGCGAATGTCATCGTGTCTGTCGCATTTGGGGAACCTGCCATTGCAGTTGACACACATGTAGAGCGGGTATCCAAACGGCTGGGGATCTGCAAATGGAAAGATAGTGTGCTTGAGGTTGAGAAAACATTGATGCGTAAGATTGCAAAGGAAGAGTGGTCCGAGACTCATCATCGTCTAATTTTTTTCGGACGGTACCACTGCAAGTCTCAAAACCCCCGGTGTACTACCTGTCCTCTCCTTTACTTATGTCGCGAAGGTCAAAAAAGGATGAAGAAAGTGAAAGAGAATGTCTAA
- a CDS encoding glycosyl hydrolase family 18 protein, whose protein sequence is MQIHVVRRGQSLWGISHQYGIPWQQIVDLNGLEAPDQLAIGQTLLIPTQNRYTVQPGDSFFSIANKTGVSIEQLKNANPQIQGNILYPGQVLRVPQRPKTTALVNAYAEPFENSVQNAKTAGNALSWLSVFSYHVDEQGNIRPLDNDDALIEVAKANNVKPIMTVTNIKEGAEFDTDLATAVLKNDQIQNTLINNIETVMKNKGFQGVNIDFEFLGSQNKEPYNQFLRKLVAKMRPQGYVVSTALAPKISADQKGVLYEGHDYKAHGEIVDYVIIMTYEWGWSGGPPLPVSPLPEVEKVLRYALAEIPKEKLVMGINLYGYDWTLPYVEGGPFAKALSVPQATRLAYTRQTEIQYDEEDQAPYYTYYDENGKEHIVWFEDLRSMSAKFDLIKKLDIAGMSFWNLAFPYKPLWPLIKDRFNIKR, encoded by the coding sequence ATGCAAATCCATGTTGTGAGAAGAGGACAATCTCTATGGGGAATCTCTCATCAGTATGGTATACCTTGGCAGCAAATTGTCGATTTGAATGGTCTGGAAGCTCCAGATCAGCTAGCAATCGGTCAAACACTGCTGATACCAACGCAAAATAGGTATACTGTGCAGCCGGGAGATTCTTTTTTCAGTATAGCGAATAAAACGGGTGTCTCGATTGAACAGTTGAAGAATGCGAATCCGCAAATTCAGGGAAATATTTTATACCCAGGTCAAGTGCTCCGTGTGCCACAAAGACCGAAAACGACCGCACTGGTGAACGCATATGCCGAGCCATTTGAAAATTCGGTGCAGAATGCAAAGACTGCTGGAAATGCATTGAGCTGGTTGTCTGTGTTCAGTTATCACGTTGATGAACAAGGCAACATTAGACCTTTGGATAATGATGATGCATTGATCGAAGTAGCGAAGGCGAACAACGTGAAACCAATTATGACCGTGACGAATATTAAAGAAGGAGCAGAGTTCGATACTGATTTAGCAACAGCTGTCCTGAAAAATGACCAGATCCAGAATACACTGATCAACAATATTGAAACAGTGATGAAAAACAAAGGATTCCAGGGTGTCAACATCGACTTCGAGTTTTTAGGAAGTCAGAATAAAGAGCCCTATAACCAATTTTTGCGGAAGCTGGTAGCAAAAATGCGGCCACAAGGTTATGTTGTATCTACTGCTCTCGCACCGAAGATAAGTGCCGATCAAAAAGGTGTCCTTTATGAAGGGCACGATTATAAAGCACATGGAGAGATCGTTGATTATGTCATCATCATGACATATGAATGGGGCTGGAGCGGAGGACCGCCGCTACCAGTAAGTCCACTTCCAGAGGTAGAAAAAGTACTGAGATATGCATTAGCGGAAATTCCAAAAGAAAAACTGGTAATGGGAATCAACTTATATGGTTATGACTGGACATTACCGTATGTGGAGGGAGGACCTTTCGCGAAAGCTTTGAGTGTGCCTCAGGCGACTCGTCTAGCATATACTAGACAAACTGAGATTCAGTATGACGAGGAAGACCAGGCTCCTTACTATACGTATTATGATGAAAACGGTAAGGAACATATCGTTTGGTTTGAGGACTTGAGAAGTATGTCAGCTAAATTCGACTTGATCAAAAAGCTAGATATAGCAGGTATGTCTTTCTGGAATCTTGCCTTCCCATATAAACCTCTTTGGCCACTGATCAAAGATCGGTTCAATATCAAAAGATGA
- a CDS encoding DUF962 domain-containing protein has translation MKNEFESFQEFWPFYLQQHSKSATRAWHFVGTSFVFVCICVSLLFMNFWYLLAAPVIAYSFAWISHFFIEGNKPATFGHPFWSLRADFKMFGYTLTGSLDKELEKHQIKRTA, from the coding sequence GTGAAAAATGAATTTGAAAGTTTCCAGGAGTTTTGGCCGTTCTATCTTCAACAGCATTCGAAGTCTGCTACTAGAGCCTGGCATTTTGTAGGCACGAGTTTTGTTTTTGTATGTATTTGTGTTTCACTCCTATTCATGAATTTCTGGTATCTGTTGGCTGCCCCGGTCATTGCGTATTCATTTGCGTGGATCAGCCATTTTTTCATAGAAGGGAACAAACCAGCCACATTCGGTCACCCGTTCTGGTCTTTAAGGGCCGATTTCAAGATGTTCGGTTACACCTTAACAGGAAGCCTCGATAAAGAGTTGGAAAAGCATCAGATCAAAAGAACCGCATAA
- a CDS encoding YpoC family protein produces MSNRTIQLPDKFIHPLFGNDDLTYDETMNTVELMEVPFLLDLLDETEQFQQRNIDRSVLCTSLFERWREEKVEISKMFSQRNRQAARPKMIAGIRWFITLIYWTNKKKVKRLTHLKEELTLMEIQPVNLYERLSFLMGNPDHYQSFIQLSQLYDEIEKMWMLEERKKQHMDNN; encoded by the coding sequence ATGTCTAACAGGACAATTCAGCTTCCGGATAAATTCATACATCCTTTATTCGGTAACGACGATCTCACCTATGACGAGACGATGAATACCGTTGAATTGATGGAAGTGCCTTTTTTGCTGGATCTACTTGATGAAACAGAGCAATTCCAGCAAAGAAATATTGATCGCTCAGTATTGTGTACCAGTTTGTTTGAACGTTGGAGAGAGGAAAAAGTCGAGATTTCTAAAATGTTTTCCCAACGTAACCGACAGGCAGCCCGCCCAAAAATGATTGCTGGAATCAGATGGTTCATTACATTAATCTATTGGACCAATAAAAAGAAAGTGAAACGGTTAACTCATTTGAAAGAAGAGTTGACCCTAATGGAAATACAGCCTGTAAATCTTTATGAACGCCTTTCATTCCTTATGGGAAATCCAGATCATTACCAGTCTTTCATCCAATTGAGCCAGCTCTATGATGAAATTGAAAAGATGTGGATGCTGGAAGAACGAAAAAAACAGCATATGGACAACAATTGA
- a CDS encoding DUF2515 family protein, which translates to MERLLYKEAFASNVSEFRLIEEIKQKTARMNTDNISRTKAYQNYHFRNKEFFWPFLASMVSRNAGWNMGDLQLTEFRMLMPCKGRRWIFYTYERANWLIFADAYPQLLLYEESKQLGLPLFHLLKEFGVSSFMVEEWKRFWQDRDRKRLDTALIINEQHVIQNPVLDKEEYKRKVFSTFPYWLQDHLHFSTVLFPTLEGDLFGISVHGFRKVSNRIRLGKGLLGIVSKPGLYDRFVRFARMTEPTGSRADFERYLFQQTRKGHHLPLRMLYPIINHERKEYKDWSTYTRNVEKHFKHVKLPGQVKLNDWYEHKRLEIHVLAKWKAFFRIKENK; encoded by the coding sequence ATGGAACGTCTATTATATAAGGAAGCGTTTGCATCAAATGTGTCCGAATTTCGACTCATTGAAGAGATCAAGCAGAAAACTGCAAGGATGAATACAGATAATATCTCGCGGACCAAGGCTTACCAAAATTATCATTTTCGTAATAAAGAATTTTTTTGGCCGTTCCTTGCAAGTATGGTTTCACGGAATGCTGGATGGAATATGGGTGATCTTCAATTGACAGAATTCCGAATGCTCATGCCTTGCAAGGGACGCCGTTGGATTTTCTATACCTATGAAAGAGCCAATTGGTTAATCTTTGCAGACGCGTATCCACAGCTACTATTGTATGAGGAATCGAAACAATTAGGACTGCCTTTATTTCATTTGTTGAAGGAATTTGGGGTTTCAAGTTTCATGGTGGAGGAATGGAAGCGTTTTTGGCAAGATCGGGATCGGAAAAGACTAGATACGGCATTGATCATTAACGAGCAGCATGTGATCCAAAATCCCGTTTTGGACAAGGAAGAGTACAAAAGGAAAGTGTTTTCAACCTTTCCTTACTGGCTTCAAGACCATTTGCATTTCAGTACTGTGTTGTTTCCGACACTTGAAGGTGATCTATTTGGAATATCGGTACATGGATTCCGCAAAGTATCGAACCGGATCAGACTTGGAAAGGGGCTTCTGGGAATTGTATCAAAACCAGGGTTATATGATCGATTTGTTCGATTTGCTAGAATGACTGAGCCGACTGGAAGCAGAGCAGACTTTGAACGCTATCTGTTCCAACAAACGAGAAAAGGGCATCATCTACCACTCCGTATGCTTTATCCGATCATCAATCATGAACGTAAAGAATACAAGGATTGGTCAACATATACACGGAACGTTGAAAAGCACTTTAAACACGTGAAATTGCCCGGGCAGGTCAAATTGAATGATTGGTATGAACATAAACGACTTGAGATTCATGTCTTGGCAAAATGGAAAGCATTCTTCCGAATAAAGGAGAACAAATAA
- a CDS encoding DnaD domain-containing protein, whose translation MKKDSFLNWIEMGTISIPNVLLANYCRLGLDEEELMVLLHMHSFLEGGNHFPTPQQLSARMTITPHKCMQILRTCIQKGMLKIEEQEDFVQKIYSETYTLQPLWEKLIRVLEEDQIDEDREKSQEEEQQIYTIMEKEFGRPLSPIECETLSMWLDQDQHDSSIIIAALKEAVLSGKLNFRYIDRILFEWKKNGIRTVDEAKQYGEKFRQQRYKKSSSHQSTSNGKTDFPYYNWLEQS comes from the coding sequence ATGAAAAAAGATAGTTTTTTAAATTGGATAGAGATGGGGACGATATCCATACCCAATGTTCTTTTGGCAAATTATTGCCGACTTGGACTTGATGAAGAAGAATTGATGGTTTTATTACATATGCATTCGTTCCTTGAAGGTGGAAACCATTTTCCTACACCGCAACAATTATCAGCGAGAATGACGATTACGCCTCATAAATGTATGCAAATTTTAAGGACTTGCATTCAAAAAGGGATGTTGAAAATAGAAGAGCAGGAAGACTTTGTACAAAAGATATATTCTGAAACATATACACTCCAGCCCCTATGGGAGAAGTTGATCAGAGTTTTAGAAGAAGATCAGATTGATGAAGATCGTGAAAAAAGCCAGGAGGAAGAGCAGCAGATCTACACAATCATGGAAAAAGAGTTCGGCAGACCATTATCACCGATCGAATGTGAAACGCTATCGATGTGGCTTGATCAGGATCAACACGATTCCTCGATCATCATTGCTGCTTTGAAGGAAGCAGTATTATCCGGAAAACTCAACTTTCGATACATCGATCGAATTTTATTCGAGTGGAAGAAGAACGGAATTCGTACCGTCGACGAAGCGAAGCAATATGGTGAAAAGTTTCGGCAACAGCGATATAAGAAATCAAGTTCGCATCAGAGCACATCAAACGGAAAGACGGATTTTCCGTACTATAACTGGCTCGAACAATCGTAA
- a CDS encoding SIMPL domain-containing protein, which translates to MNIVNKSGFGGEGMIARYPSDRGNVNGEAYRNVMVVEGDGEMIVDADEISLTIGVVTEDQDVLSASEDNARRSNQVLTALMNTGIPSTQIETIVYNVQPIYDYQNGQSVFRGFRVEHLFKVKINDVKFAGLVYDTAIKNGANITRDLMFEVTNPSRYYLNGLAKAYEDAVRKAMTLSHIMKLQLSPVPLKIIEVVARDVIPLYKTQMLQASAAPPIQPQKVVIRAKLKIWFCYF; encoded by the coding sequence ATGTTAATGGTGAAGCTTACAGGAATGTGATGGTAGTTGAAGGTGATGGTGAAATGATTGTCGATGCAGACGAAATTTCCCTTACGATCGGTGTCGTCACAGAAGACCAAGATGTTTTGAGTGCATCCGAAGATAATGCCAGAAGATCGAATCAAGTCCTGACTGCTTTGATGAATACTGGCATTCCCTCAACCCAAATAGAGACAATCGTATATAATGTCCAGCCCATCTATGATTATCAAAACGGGCAGTCAGTCTTCAGGGGATTTCGAGTAGAACATTTATTTAAGGTAAAGATCAACGATGTAAAATTTGCTGGACTTGTATATGATACAGCTATCAAAAATGGAGCTAATATCACTAGGGATCTTATGTTTGAGGTCACAAACCCTTCCCGCTATTATCTTAATGGGTTAGCAAAAGCATACGAAGATGCCGTACGGAAAGCCATGACACTTTCTCATATTATGAAGCTCCAGTTGAGCCCAGTTCCATTGAAAATCATCGAAGTCGTCGCGAGAGATGTTATCCCTTTATATAAAACCCAGATGCTTCAAGCCTCAGCCGCTCCTCCTATTCAGCCTCAAAAAGTGGTGATACGTGCAAAATTGAAAATTTGGTTTTGCTATTTCTAA
- a CDS encoding MerR family transcriptional regulator: MESLVKTKTVSRKLNVNPTTIQRWVKYFDIPCPKNDHGHYLFRSEDIEQLEEIQKQLKQGLQMSDIKLQNRSSNETKAVKSGDGLKELDVYFKQLQDQLNVLESKVSQKADEVLSYQVMQHRKDMDQMATKLTELEEKMLDLEEQLLLQVTATNEIRTEYSPVKPKKRNWLVSLF, encoded by the coding sequence ATGGAAAGCTTGGTGAAAACGAAAACTGTATCGAGGAAGCTCAATGTCAACCCGACTACCATTCAACGATGGGTAAAGTACTTCGACATTCCATGTCCTAAAAATGATCACGGTCACTACTTATTCCGTTCAGAAGACATCGAACAATTGGAAGAAATACAAAAACAATTGAAACAGGGCTTGCAGATGAGTGACATCAAATTACAGAACAGAAGTTCAAATGAAACAAAGGCAGTGAAAAGCGGGGACGGACTGAAAGAACTTGATGTCTATTTTAAACAGCTCCAAGATCAATTGAACGTTCTAGAATCGAAGGTTTCTCAAAAAGCTGATGAAGTCTTGTCATATCAGGTCATGCAGCATAGGAAAGACATGGATCAGATGGCGACGAAATTGACAGAACTCGAGGAAAAAATGCTCGATCTCGAAGAACAATTGCTGTTGCAGGTGACGGCTACGAATGAGATCAGGACGGAATACAGCCCAGTGAAACCAAAGAAACGAAACTGGCTTGTAAGTCTTTTTTAA
- a CDS encoding spore protein produces MSKRRGTSKEEKVAGQPNKKTGYGDKKLEGPNRPST; encoded by the coding sequence GTGAGTAAACGAAGAGGGACATCTAAAGAGGAAAAAGTCGCAGGCCAGCCGAACAAAAAAACAGGTTACGGTGATAAAAAACTAGAAGGGCCGAACCGTCCATCAACATAA
- a CDS encoding YppE family protein — protein sequence MSTEKQRLMELTRKLRSLNDKAYRQFDENTMGEGYEVDFYGEVKPFVDEVQHLADEWKPLAVKWAIAEKPKYVYPIQINDTYENMTISAVQAFQKDTKRKRFTSMTKSIEYILESIEDQL from the coding sequence ATGAGCACGGAAAAACAGCGATTGATGGAGTTGACGCGAAAGCTGCGATCACTCAATGACAAGGCTTATAGACAATTTGATGAGAATACAATGGGGGAAGGATATGAGGTGGATTTTTATGGTGAAGTCAAACCATTCGTCGATGAAGTACAGCACCTTGCCGATGAATGGAAGCCTCTGGCCGTGAAATGGGCGATTGCAGAAAAGCCGAAGTATGTCTATCCGATCCAGATCAATGACACCTATGAAAACATGACAATTTCGGCGGTCCAAGCGTTTCAGAAGGATACGAAACGTAAACGGTTCACGTCCATGACTAAATCCATCGAATATATTCTCGAATCGATTGAAGATCAACTATAA
- the recU gene encoding Holliday junction resolvase RecU: MNFRYPNRKSGPVQQRTQSFNKVDVNKSYANRGMTFEEDINHTNEYYLKIGKAVIHKKPTPVQIVSVDYPKRSAAVIKEAYFKQPSTTDYNGVYRGRYIDFEAKETRNNTSFPLTNFHQHQIDHMKQVIEQDGICFILVRFKNSQEDYLMEVPHLFHFWDQQDNGGRKSIPKTYFGEKAHLIQLGYNPRIDYLRIIDELFFSTK; encoded by the coding sequence TTGAACTTTCGCTATCCAAATCGAAAAAGTGGACCCGTACAGCAACGAACGCAATCCTTCAACAAGGTTGATGTGAATAAATCGTATGCCAATCGCGGGATGACATTCGAAGAGGATATCAACCATACGAATGAATACTATCTGAAAATCGGCAAGGCGGTAATCCACAAAAAACCGACTCCTGTCCAGATCGTTTCAGTAGATTACCCAAAACGGAGCGCTGCAGTGATCAAGGAAGCCTATTTCAAACAACCTTCTACAACTGATTACAATGGGGTCTATCGAGGACGATACATCGATTTCGAAGCGAAAGAAACACGTAATAATACATCATTTCCATTAACGAATTTCCATCAGCATCAAATCGATCATATGAAACAAGTCATCGAACAGGATGGAATCTGTTTCATTCTGGTAAGGTTCAAAAATTCTCAGGAAGATTATTTGATGGAAGTTCCGCACTTATTTCATTTTTGGGATCAACAAGACAATGGAGGTAGAAAATCCATTCCAAAAACCTATTTTGGAGAAAAGGCTCATTTGATTCAATTAGGTTACAACCCGCGTATTGATTATTTGAGAATTATCGATGAATTGTTTTTTTCTACAAAGTAA
- a CDS encoding helix-turn-helix domain-containing protein yields MKLEQAVGLVIRKHRTVEKISQFKLAELTGYDRSFISLLERGRRMPTLKTMFVLAEHLNIPASQLVEEIHQLVKSDIMEY; encoded by the coding sequence ATGAAACTTGAACAAGCTGTTGGACTGGTAATCCGAAAACATCGGACAGTCGAGAAAATATCTCAGTTCAAACTTGCCGAACTGACTGGCTACGACCGCTCTTTTATCAGTTTACTTGAAAGAGGACGTCGCATGCCGACACTCAAAACCATGTTTGTATTAGCTGAACATTTGAATATCCCTGCTTCCCAATTGGTGGAAGAAATCCATCAGCTTGTCAAAAGTGATATTATGGAATATTGA
- a CDS encoding transglycosylase domain-containing protein encodes MSDNKYNSRQQRRQGTSTQKEKPSNTQKKSMMKKITALLLIFGLIGVTAGAIAVFAVISQSPELDPKALDTPASSKLFDKDGNEFGMMFRNEKRVKAPLDDIPQVMKDAVIATEDVRFYDHFGIDVRRIGGAAIANITGGFGSQGGSTITQQVIKNALLTNDKNMTRKIKEAYLAIKLEQRYSKDQIMEMYLNKIYFGESAYGIGTAAKTYFNKDIQDLELHEAALLAGLPKAPSTYSPFDNPEKAEKRRNVVLSQMAKYGFITEKQKQEAASIPVTDYVKESKPEEKQKSYETFKAQVIKEAAKMAGFEDPGEVYTAGLEIHTTLDPNAQNAVEEALYTDRIIKDENIQSGIVLTDTKTGAVRAIGSGRKNTASSFYATQMDSRQPGSSIKPILDYGPAIEHLKWPTYKKLSDEKLVVNGHEFHNWDRKHHGDVTMRRALYDSYNLPAIRTWQEVGPDKAKDFASKLGIEVDDKHYSPAYAIGGFNKSPSPMEMAAAYAAFGNKGVYNKPFTVTKIKFPDGRVIEHKAEPKAAMEEYTAYMVTDMLKDVITKGTAKGYVNLDFPVAGKTGTTNYPAEYGEEFKGKTRDAWFAGYSSNLSAAVWTGYNHSKDDDGNPQYLTKDTDDYSKLLFNDIMAKASADLDNTDWKRPDSVIEVPIEKGTDKRASEFTPKDEIVKELAVKGTDLPNVSEEYNKLEVPQGLKAEYDEKKKEAKLKWKYPKKFMEKGITFKILYSIDDGGFQELTTQKEMELVVQNMSPGANYKFAVVAVDEENGKESEPATVQVKTQEKEDDSGSPPFGDDEGDGNGNDNGNGGGPDQGEGPPPPPEGEDGNGGDGNGNPDEGGNPNEDGDDNGGDSGLPFGIGGFVPPSPYNKQAS; translated from the coding sequence ATGAGTGACAATAAATACAACTCACGACAACAACGACGTCAGGGCACGTCTACACAGAAAGAGAAACCATCCAATACTCAGAAGAAAAGTATGATGAAAAAAATCACTGCTCTTCTTCTTATATTCGGTCTAATAGGTGTGACAGCAGGTGCTATCGCCGTATTTGCGGTCATAAGCCAATCACCTGAGCTTGACCCGAAAGCTCTCGATACACCAGCATCATCCAAACTTTTCGATAAAGATGGTAACGAATTCGGTATGATGTTCAGGAATGAAAAACGAGTCAAGGCACCACTCGATGACATTCCACAGGTCATGAAGGATGCTGTCATCGCAACAGAAGATGTCCGATTCTACGATCATTTCGGTATCGATGTACGCCGGATCGGTGGTGCGGCAATCGCTAACATAACAGGCGGTTTCGGATCCCAGGGTGGAAGTACGATCACCCAACAGGTCATCAAGAACGCATTACTGACCAACGACAAAAATATGACAAGAAAGATTAAAGAAGCATACCTTGCAATCAAGCTTGAACAACGATATTCCAAAGATCAGATCATGGAAATGTATTTGAATAAAATTTATTTTGGCGAAAGTGCATATGGGATCGGGACAGCTGCTAAGACATATTTCAATAAAGATATACAGGATTTAGAATTACATGAAGCTGCACTGTTGGCTGGATTGCCTAAAGCACCATCCACCTACAGCCCATTTGATAACCCTGAAAAAGCTGAGAAACGACGCAATGTCGTCCTCTCTCAGATGGCGAAGTACGGTTTCATTACTGAGAAACAAAAGCAAGAAGCTGCTTCGATTCCTGTCACAGATTACGTAAAAGAATCGAAACCAGAAGAAAAACAAAAATCCTACGAGACTTTCAAAGCACAAGTTATTAAAGAAGCTGCCAAAATGGCTGGATTCGAGGATCCAGGAGAAGTTTATACTGCTGGACTTGAAATTCATACTACTCTTGATCCTAATGCACAGAATGCCGTTGAAGAAGCTCTTTACACTGACAGAATCATCAAGGATGAAAATATCCAGAGTGGTATTGTCCTCACCGATACGAAAACCGGTGCGGTAAGAGCAATCGGAAGCGGCCGGAAGAACACAGCAAGTTCGTTCTATGCGACACAGATGGACTCACGTCAACCAGGTTCATCAATCAAGCCGATACTTGATTACGGTCCTGCGATTGAACATCTGAAATGGCCGACTTATAAAAAGTTGAGTGATGAAAAACTTGTTGTGAATGGCCATGAATTCCACAACTGGGACAGGAAGCATCATGGCGATGTGACAATGCGCAGAGCATTGTATGATTCTTATAACCTTCCAGCGATTCGTACATGGCAGGAAGTCGGTCCAGATAAAGCGAAAGATTTCGCTTCTAAACTCGGAATAGAAGTCGACGATAAACATTACAGCCCAGCCTATGCAATCGGTGGATTCAATAAGAGTCCTTCACCGATGGAAATGGCTGCTGCATACGCTGCTTTTGGAAACAAAGGGGTTTATAATAAACCGTTCACTGTAACGAAAATCAAATTCCCAGACGGCCGTGTCATCGAACACAAAGCTGAACCAAAAGCTGCAATGGAAGAGTATACAGCTTACATGGTGACTGACATGTTAAAAGACGTCATCACTAAAGGGACTGCCAAAGGATACGTAAATCTGGATTTCCCTGTAGCTGGTAAAACAGGTACAACGAATTATCCTGCTGAATATGGAGAAGAATTCAAAGGTAAGACAAGAGACGCATGGTTTGCCGGTTATTCTTCAAACCTATCTGCGGCAGTCTGGACTGGATATAACCACAGTAAAGATGACGATGGAAACCCGCAATATTTGACTAAGGATACGGATGATTATTCTAAACTGCTTTTCAATGACATCATGGCAAAAGCAAGTGCCGATCTAGATAATACGGATTGGAAACGTCCAGATTCTGTCATCGAGGTTCCTATTGAAAAAGGTACTGACAAGCGAGCAAGTGAATTCACTCCGAAGGATGAAATCGTCAAAGAACTTGCTGTCAAAGGTACCGACCTTCCGAATGTCTCTGAAGAGTATAATAAGCTTGAAGTACCACAAGGACTGAAAGCCGAATATGATGAGAAGAAAAAAGAAGCGAAATTAAAGTGGAAATATCCCAAGAAGTTCATGGAAAAAGGCATCACATTCAAGATCCTCTACTCGATCGATGACGGCGGATTCCAGGAACTTACGACTCAAAAAGAAATGGAGCTAGTCGTTCAGAACATGTCTCCAGGTGCGAATTATAAATTTGCAGTCGTTGCGGTCGATGAGGAGAATGGAAAAGAAAGTGAACCTGCAACTGTACAAGTGAAAACACAAGAGAAAGAAGACGACTCCGGATCCCCTCCTTTCGGTGATGATGAGGGGGATGGAAACGGTAATGATAATGGAAACGGTGGAGGACCTGATCAAGGAGAAGGCCCACCACCACCACCAGAAGGTGAAGATGGAAACGGTGGAGATGGAAATGGAAACCCTGATGAGGGCGGAAATCCGAATGAGGATGGAGATGACAACGGCGGCGATTCCGGCTTGCCATTCGGCATTGGTGGATTCGTCCCACCATCGCCATATAATAAACAAGCTTCATAA